Proteins from a single region of Butyrivibrio fibrisolvens:
- a CDS encoding M23 family metallopeptidase: MKHLTRHYRKIGYWFIRASLVFAFIWLFFIPGFIRADFSEDNIYYITLNGENVGIASSKEQAYEYLREARRLLQLDNSELVLARADLEVTGDHVVWQKMDDSDAVINKMKAVLQKNEKGTLSRCYTIKINDFCVNVASKEEVLQILNAALDKYDFDDEFEATLILDPDREVNVLTTEVVSSVDNYFEVSGSISEFKSYGIAEYLDEVFMEDADFSSDEMDFADYDLGVKTLDFGDKVEVVEAYLPESELTDLAVAIEEVTKDQETNQIYEVQQGDTLGTIAAEYNLTIEDLIAMNPTIENENSIIRIEDEIIVTVPEPELTVVRTELEYIEEDYQAEVQYVDNDSWYTTKTVVLQEPSDGRHNAIVLNYYENDKEVAQDTIKEEVIYEAVAKIVERGTIVPPTYIKPISGGRLSSGFGYRSRPTAGASSYHKGVDWATPVGTAVMASSGGVVSRAGWGSGYGYVIYIDHPDGRQTRYGHLSKILVSVGDHVSQGQKIALSGNTGVSTGAHLHFEILINGVQVNPLNYLY, encoded by the coding sequence ATGAAACATCTTACTAGACATTACAGAAAAATAGGATATTGGTTCATAAGAGCATCACTTGTATTTGCGTTTATATGGTTATTCTTTATCCCAGGGTTCATTAGAGCGGATTTTTCAGAAGATAATATTTATTATATTACGCTTAATGGAGAAAATGTCGGAATTGCTTCATCCAAAGAACAGGCATATGAGTATCTCAGAGAAGCCAGAAGACTTTTACAGCTTGATAACAGTGAGCTTGTACTTGCAAGAGCTGATCTGGAAGTAACCGGCGATCATGTCGTATGGCAGAAAATGGATGATTCAGATGCGGTCATCAATAAGATGAAGGCAGTTCTACAAAAGAATGAAAAGGGAACACTTAGCAGATGTTATACAATCAAGATCAATGATTTCTGTGTTAATGTAGCATCTAAGGAAGAAGTTCTGCAGATTCTGAATGCTGCTCTCGACAAGTATGACTTTGATGACGAGTTTGAAGCTACGTTGATACTTGATCCTGACAGGGAAGTTAATGTTCTTACAACAGAAGTTGTTTCATCTGTTGATAACTACTTTGAGGTTTCTGGATCCATCAGTGAATTCAAGTCATATGGAATTGCTGAGTACCTTGATGAAGTTTTCATGGAAGACGCAGATTTTTCTTCAGATGAGATGGATTTTGCCGATTATGATCTTGGTGTTAAAACACTTGATTTCGGAGATAAGGTTGAAGTAGTAGAAGCTTATCTTCCTGAAAGCGAACTTACAGATCTTGCAGTTGCTATAGAAGAAGTGACTAAGGATCAGGAGACTAATCAGATATACGAAGTTCAGCAGGGGGATACTCTTGGAACGATCGCTGCAGAATATAATCTGACTATTGAAGATCTTATCGCAATGAATCCTACTATCGAGAATGAGAATTCTATCATAAGAATCGAAGATGAGATCATAGTTACAGTTCCTGAACCGGAACTTACAGTAGTAAGAACCGAGCTTGAATATATTGAAGAAGACTATCAGGCTGAAGTTCAGTATGTAGATAACGATTCATGGTACACCACCAAGACCGTTGTACTTCAGGAACCTTCAGACGGACGACATAATGCAATTGTTTTAAACTATTATGAGAACGATAAAGAAGTTGCTCAGGATACTATCAAGGAAGAAGTTATATACGAAGCAGTAGCTAAGATAGTTGAAAGAGGAACTATAGTACCACCTACTTATATCAAGCCAATTTCCGGTGGACGATTAAGCTCTGGATTTGGATACAGATCAAGGCCTACAGCCGGAGCCAGCTCATATCATAAAGGTGTTGACTGGGCTACTCCTGTAGGAACTGCGGTAATGGCATCATCAGGCGGCGTTGTTTCTAGAGCAGGATGGGGATCAGGATATGGATATGTAATATATATCGATCATCCGGATGGAAGACAGACAAGATATGGTCATCTGTCCAAGATACTTGTTTCTGTAGGAGATCATGTATCCCAGGGCCAGAAGATTGCTCTTAGTGGTAACACAGGTGTCAGCACAGGTGCTCATCTTCACTTCGAGATCCTTATTAACGGAGTTCAGGTAAATCCGCTTAATTACTTGTATTGA
- a CDS encoding glycosyltransferase family 2 protein: MSKTTVIIPNYNGMKYIKNCIDSLLIQTLPSDIIIVDNASTDGSIKFLKDNYDGELTCSNGAKIHSTVLCLDSNTGFSNAVNKGIELAGSEYVFLLNNDTVCRKDCIEKLENAMNHKKKAFSVQALMVSLNNPNIVDDSGDYYSAIGWAFTDGKDKPAEGFSKRKAITSSCAGAAIYRKSVFDKIGGFDVAHFCYLEDVDVGIRAKVFGYVNLLEPEAVVLHAGSATSGSRYNEFKQKLTAGNNIYLIYKNFPALMVILNLPLIILGIIIKAAFFAKKGLGKAYFEGLSQGFGKIIKNRDKKVRFKTDNLKNYLTLQIELWINTIKRFVK, encoded by the coding sequence ATGTCAAAGACTACAGTTATCATCCCAAATTATAACGGGATGAAATATATAAAAAACTGCATAGATTCACTTCTTATACAGACACTGCCTTCGGATATAATTATCGTAGATAACGCTTCTACAGACGGAAGTATAAAGTTTCTTAAAGATAATTATGATGGCGAATTGACCTGCAGTAATGGAGCCAAGATACATAGTACAGTCCTGTGTCTTGATTCAAATACAGGATTTTCAAATGCGGTCAATAAAGGAATAGAGCTTGCTGGATCGGAGTATGTTTTTCTTTTGAACAACGACACTGTATGTCGCAAAGACTGTATAGAAAAACTTGAAAATGCAATGAATCATAAGAAAAAGGCTTTTTCTGTACAGGCACTTATGGTATCTTTAAATAACCCGAACATAGTTGATGATAGCGGAGACTATTACAGCGCCATCGGCTGGGCGTTTACTGATGGCAAGGATAAGCCCGCAGAAGGCTTTTCAAAAAGAAAAGCGATAACATCTTCCTGTGCAGGAGCTGCAATATATAGGAAGAGTGTTTTCGATAAGATCGGCGGATTTGACGTCGCGCATTTTTGCTATCTTGAAGATGTTGATGTTGGAATTAGAGCCAAAGTATTTGGATATGTAAATCTCCTCGAGCCAGAAGCAGTTGTACTTCACGCAGGAAGTGCCACATCCGGATCAAGGTACAATGAGTTTAAGCAAAAGCTTACAGCAGGTAATAATATTTATCTTATCTATAAAAACTTTCCTGCACTCATGGTAATACTAAATCTTCCGCTTATTATTTTAGGCATTATCATAAAGGCGGCGTTTTTTGCAAAGAAAGGCCTCGGGAAGGCTTATTTTGAAGGGTTATCCCAGGGATTTGGTAAAATAATAAAAAACCGGGATAAAAAAGTCAGATTTAAAACTGACAATCTGAAGAATTATCTTACCCTTCAGATAGAATTATGGATCAATACAATAAAAAGATTTGTTAAATGA
- a CDS encoding HD-GYP domain-containing protein, whose amino-acid sequence MKRTMTSNLLPGMVLAENVYTYNNDQLILPKGAVLDDKSIAKLEFYSTVNVLVEDEIEEISQPSIDELQTLSYAQRLQQTSEFKQFKQDFEAAASGFERNVNNIVRNDTPIDVDAITAPVLDLINSTNGPSSVFDMMHSLRQYDDATYTHCINVALISNVAGQWLKMSEDDIKILTTAGLLHDIGKLVIPEQIITKPAKLTEYEYTIVQTHPQEGYKILKNSDLDPHIKNAALMHHERCDGSGYPLHLQGPQIDPFAKIVAIADVYDAMTSARVYRGPLCPFVAISLFESEGLQKYDTNAIMTFLSNIVNTYLLNRVRLNNGLEGDIVFINRNHLSKPTIRIGEKYVDLAQTPDLYIEEII is encoded by the coding sequence ATGAAGCGTACTATGACCTCTAATCTACTGCCGGGCATGGTCCTAGCAGAAAATGTTTACACGTACAATAATGACCAACTGATTCTTCCAAAAGGCGCCGTTCTGGATGATAAATCAATTGCCAAGTTGGAATTCTATTCTACTGTCAACGTTTTAGTTGAAGATGAAATAGAAGAAATCTCCCAGCCATCAATTGATGAACTTCAGACTCTTTCTTACGCCCAAAGACTTCAGCAGACATCTGAATTTAAGCAGTTCAAGCAGGATTTTGAAGCTGCAGCTTCAGGTTTTGAAAGAAATGTAAATAACATCGTTCGCAATGACACTCCCATTGATGTTGATGCAATTACAGCTCCTGTACTTGATCTTATCAACTCCACCAATGGTCCTTCCAGTGTTTTTGATATGATGCATTCGCTTCGTCAATATGATGATGCAACATATACTCATTGTATCAATGTTGCTCTCATCAGCAATGTTGCAGGGCAATGGCTTAAGATGTCAGAAGACGACATCAAGATATTAACTACAGCAGGTCTTCTTCATGATATTGGTAAGCTTGTCATTCCCGAACAGATAATAACCAAACCTGCCAAGCTGACAGAATACGAATACACTATTGTACAGACACATCCACAGGAAGGCTACAAGATCTTAAAGAATTCCGATCTGGATCCTCACATCAAAAATGCAGCTCTCATGCATCATGAACGCTGTGATGGCTCAGGATATCCCCTTCACCTTCAGGGGCCTCAGATCGATCCTTTTGCAAAGATTGTTGCAATTGCAGATGTATATGATGCTATGACCAGTGCACGTGTTTATCGTGGTCCTTTGTGTCCTTTCGTTGCCATTTCTCTTTTTGAAAGTGAAGGACTTCAGAAATACGACACCAATGCTATCATGACCTTCCTTAGTAATATTGTTAATACTTATCTCCTTAACCGCGTCCGTCTTAATAATGGTCTGGAAGGTGATATTGTATTTATTAACAGAAACCATCTGTCCAAACCTACTATAAGAATCGGTGAGAAATATGTAGATCTCGCCCAGACTCCGGATCTTTACATCGAAGAAATAATATGA
- a CDS encoding LCP family protein, producing MSNYNNHEGRGNYNRSGDGRPTGRPVNNGQGRPQYNGTGRAPQGARPQQGRPQGRAPQQGARPQGGYSQGRPAGGNGYPQGNGYSQGYGGGYSQGNGYSQGRPPQGRYPQQGARPQGGYPQNGRPAASGRGRKKNNKKTIAIIIAEILVIAILGVAAYFVFIKAGLTSVTEVKVDEEELDQNIAETVKNNETMKGYWNIALFGVDSTKGILSSGTRSDCIIIASINQDTGEIKLCSVYRDTYLNLTEDRGYDKCNAAYAYGGPQQAINMLNTNLDLDITDFVTIGFGGLTDIINELGGVQIEVDDAEIQHINNYQQTMAKELGISYTEVTSTGMQTLDGLQATAYCRIRYTAGNDFARAARQREVIQAIMDKAHGASTDTLTNIANKVFDEMATSLELSKIVELLGKISDYKIVAENGFPQESMRATGKVGGASVVAPISLESNVVWLHEFLFGESGYTCSDTVKEYSEYVAGKTAGLSN from the coding sequence ATGTCGAATTACAATAACCATGAAGGAAGAGGAAACTATAACAGGTCAGGCGATGGAAGACCTACCGGAAGACCTGTAAATAATGGTCAGGGAAGGCCTCAGTATAATGGAACCGGAAGAGCTCCTCAGGGAGCAAGACCACAGCAGGGAAGACCCCAGGGAAGAGCTCCACAGCAGGGAGCAAGACCACAAGGCGGTTACTCACAAGGAAGACCTGCAGGTGGAAACGGATACCCACAAGGAAACGGATATTCTCAAGGCTATGGCGGTGGCTATTCACAGGGTAACGGATATTCACAGGGAAGACCACCACAGGGAAGATACCCACAGCAGGGAGCAAGACCTCAGGGAGGTTATCCACAGAACGGAAGACCTGCTGCATCAGGACGTGGCAGAAAGAAAAACAATAAAAAGACTATTGCTATTATCATAGCAGAAATACTTGTTATTGCTATTCTTGGTGTTGCTGCTTACTTTGTATTTATTAAAGCAGGACTTACAAGCGTAACAGAAGTTAAAGTTGATGAAGAAGAGCTTGATCAGAATATCGCAGAAACAGTTAAAAATAATGAGACCATGAAAGGTTACTGGAATATAGCACTCTTTGGAGTCGACTCAACAAAGGGTATACTTTCATCAGGAACTCGTTCTGACTGTATAATCATTGCTTCTATCAATCAGGATACAGGTGAGATAAAGCTTTGTAGTGTATATCGTGATACATACCTCAATCTTACAGAAGACAGGGGATATGACAAGTGTAACGCTGCATATGCATATGGCGGACCACAGCAGGCTATCAATATGCTCAATACCAATCTCGATCTTGATATTACAGACTTTGTAACCATCGGATTTGGTGGTCTTACAGATATCATCAATGAACTTGGTGGTGTGCAGATAGAAGTTGATGACGCAGAGATCCAGCATATCAACAACTATCAGCAGACAATGGCTAAAGAGCTTGGAATCAGCTATACAGAAGTTACTTCTACAGGAATGCAGACTCTGGACGGCCTTCAGGCAACAGCATACTGTCGTATCAGATATACAGCAGGTAATGACTTTGCCCGTGCTGCTCGTCAGAGAGAAGTTATCCAGGCAATCATGGATAAAGCACATGGTGCCAGCACAGATACACTTACTAACATTGCAAACAAGGTATTTGACGAGATGGCTACATCTCTTGAACTTTCCAAAATAGTTGAACTTCTTGGTAAGATCAGTGACTACAAAATTGTTGCAGAAAATGGTTTTCCTCAGGAATCTATGCGTGCAACAGGTAAAGTTGGTGGAGCAAGTGTTGTAGCACCTATTTCTCTGGAATCTAACGTTGTATGGCTTCACGAATTCTTGTTTGGTGAATCCGGATATACATGTTCCGATACAGTTAAGGAATACAGCGAATATGTTGCAGGTAAAACTGCTGGATTGTCCAACTAA
- a CDS encoding glycosyltransferase, whose protein sequence is MYDIDVIIPTYKPDKELFTLLDRLCEQTVKPSKIILMNTEQKELSKLISDEELTSRYPEVTVFHISKKEFDHGRTRHEGVLFSDAEFFVCMTQDAIPADRNLIEELVKAFDGDDKLAVSYARQIPRPDCSPEELYARKFNYSVTSIRKTQADVEKLGIKTYFCSNVCAMYRRSIYDKLGGFIRKAIFNEDMVYAGTAIQAGYATRYVPVAGVVHSHNYTCMQQFHRNFDIGVSQKEHPEIFEGLSNESEGAKMVKGTIRYLQDMHKAYRIPHYIMLVGSRYIGFKLGKIYNRLPKRFVRACSLNKDYWN, encoded by the coding sequence ATGTATGATATTGATGTGATAATACCTACATACAAACCTGATAAAGAACTGTTTACGCTTTTAGACAGATTATGCGAACAGACAGTTAAGCCTTCAAAGATCATTCTTATGAATACTGAGCAGAAGGAGCTTTCAAAACTCATAAGCGATGAAGAGCTTACATCAAGATATCCGGAAGTGACAGTTTTTCATATATCCAAAAAAGAATTTGATCATGGACGTACAAGACATGAGGGAGTTCTTTTTTCTGATGCAGAATTTTTTGTATGTATGACTCAGGATGCCATTCCTGCAGACAGAAATCTTATAGAAGAGCTTGTTAAAGCATTTGATGGTGATGATAAGCTTGCAGTTTCTTATGCAAGGCAGATACCAAGACCTGATTGCAGCCCTGAAGAACTGTATGCAAGAAAGTTCAATTATTCTGTGACATCCATAAGAAAAACTCAGGCTGATGTAGAAAAGCTTGGAATCAAAACATATTTTTGTTCAAATGTCTGTGCTATGTATAGACGTAGCATTTATGATAAGCTTGGCGGATTTATCAGAAAAGCTATTTTCAATGAGGATATGGTTTATGCAGGAACAGCGATACAGGCAGGATATGCAACAAGATACGTGCCTGTTGCAGGAGTGGTTCATTCACACAACTACACATGCATGCAGCAGTTCCACAGGAATTTTGATATAGGAGTATCACAAAAAGAGCATCCTGAAATCTTTGAAGGATTATCCAATGAATCTGAGGGTGCAAAGATGGTCAAAGGAACCATTAGGTATCTTCAGGATATGCATAAAGCCTATAGAATACCGCATTATATAATGCTTGTAGGCAGCAGATATATAGGTTTCAAGCTCGGTAAAATTTATAATCGCCTTCCAAAGCGCTTTGTAAGGGCATGCAGCCTTAATAAAGATTATTGGAACTAA
- a CDS encoding GTP pyrophosphokinase family protein — MELKIGNEQDIHTWEQVTLVYHSALKQINTKIEIMNDEFQQVHRYNPIEHIKARIKTSESIVKKLKRHGYESTIENMVKYVNDIAGIRVICSFTNDIYTIADIISNQSDIRIIAVKDYIMNPKASGYRSYHMVVTVPVYLSDRIIDTKVEIQIRTVAMDFWASLEHKIQYKFEGNAPTHINTELLECAHMVSELDARMLSLNNEILEIASKLENQKME; from the coding sequence TTGGAGCTTAAAATAGGGAACGAGCAGGATATTCATACCTGGGAGCAGGTTACACTCGTCTATCATTCAGCACTTAAACAGATCAATACTAAGATAGAGATTATGAATGATGAATTTCAACAGGTTCATCGTTATAATCCTATTGAGCATATCAAGGCAAGGATCAAGACATCTGAGAGTATAGTCAAGAAGCTTAAGCGTCATGGCTATGAGTCCACCATTGAAAATATGGTCAAGTATGTTAATGATATTGCCGGTATCAGAGTAATATGCTCATTCACAAACGATATTTATACAATAGCGGATATTATCAGTAATCAAAGTGATATAAGGATAATAGCCGTTAAAGATTATATTATGAATCCTAAGGCTAGTGGCTACAGATCATATCATATGGTAGTCACTGTTCCTGTATACCTTTCTGACCGTATCATTGATACTAAGGTTGAAATACAGATAAGAACTGTAGCCATGGATTTCTGGGCTTCACTTGAGCATAAGATACAATACAAGTTCGAAGGTAACGCTCCCACACATATTAATACAGAGCTTTTAGAATGTGCGCATATGGTATCAGAACTTGATGCACGTATGCTTTCGCTTAACAATGAGATTTTGGAGATAGCCAGCAAACTGGAGAATCAGAAAATGGAATAA
- a CDS encoding acyltransferase, whose protein sequence is MTNRNSTLDNAKAFAIFVVVLAHVLRNGRYFTYFVPAAVPVFFMLSGFTYRNGISFLSFLEKKFRTIVVPYLFAGIISILIFSFLGKFASKTLGEGISTTDILPNIGYMLYGSGKNDHMKWNNSLWFLPCLFVVMLLVYFIETIVSIAKQNQFHRLILRLILCLLCLTVGLYITRKHGNIALPWHIETALCNVIFVEIGLIIAPRVKSIDVVSKNSAVKKWAYLIIFSIFAIAFAYFNGETSARTDEYGRSFILYFLSALCFALAYLYAGSLIGNSISAVSYVGMNTLPILMWNKYPVILLQTVIGKFTKILAAPSSPTALISAVIPALIAIMICLIAGKVQLLILPITLGRKPASKQ, encoded by the coding sequence ATGACAAACAGAAATTCTACTCTTGATAATGCTAAAGCTTTTGCTATTTTTGTGGTCGTTCTGGCACACGTGCTTCGGAACGGCCGCTATTTTACGTACTTTGTTCCGGCTGCAGTGCCGGTATTTTTCATGCTTTCGGGTTTTACCTATCGAAATGGTATATCTTTTTTATCCTTTCTGGAAAAAAAGTTCCGGACGATCGTGGTTCCTTACCTGTTTGCGGGAATCATAAGCATCTTAATATTTTCTTTTCTTGGAAAATTCGCATCTAAAACTCTTGGCGAAGGAATTTCCACAACAGACATCCTTCCGAATATAGGATATATGCTTTATGGAAGCGGTAAGAATGACCATATGAAATGGAATAATTCTCTTTGGTTTCTGCCTTGCCTGTTTGTTGTCATGCTGCTCGTATATTTTATTGAGACTATAGTTTCTATAGCAAAGCAAAATCAGTTCCACAGGCTTATACTTCGTCTTATACTGTGCCTTCTATGCCTTACTGTAGGTCTTTACATTACAAGAAAGCATGGCAATATTGCACTGCCATGGCATATCGAAACAGCACTTTGTAATGTGATCTTTGTAGAGATCGGGCTGATAATAGCCCCAAGAGTAAAGTCTATAGATGTAGTTTCCAAAAATTCTGCCGTTAAAAAATGGGCATATCTTATCATCTTCTCTATTTTTGCAATTGCATTTGCATATTTTAACGGTGAAACAAGTGCAAGAACCGATGAATATGGAAGAAGCTTTATACTGTACTTTCTTAGCGCTCTGTGCTTTGCTCTGGCCTACCTGTATGCAGGAAGTCTTATAGGAAACTCCATAAGTGCTGTCAGCTATGTAGGTATGAATACTCTTCCTATACTTATGTGGAACAAGTATCCTGTAATACTTTTACAGACTGTTATAGGCAAGTTTACAAAAATACTGGCAGCGCCTTCATCTCCTACTGCACTTATCTCTGCTGTCATTCCAGCACTTATTGCAATAATGATATGTCTTATAGCAGGTAAGGTTCAGCTACTTATTCTTCCGATCACACTTGGAAGAAAACCTGCTTCCAAGCAGTAA
- a CDS encoding undecaprenyl-phosphate glucose phosphotransferase, with product MIKNNQKQLNRIQVLLDAVTVALAYILSYYIRFYSIFVDSYELEVALPREVYFSVLYILIPAYLVLYNMTNLYTPRRAGKVGSEIRNIIEANILGALGFVAGLYIIHQEHFSRKLIAVFFVVNIIIMSLSRVSLRKILRFMRKKGYNLKHVLLVGYSRSAEAYISRIEENPQWGYVVNGVLDNRIPVGTAYHGVKVIGEIDQLSELISANSYDEIAITLSLDYYDLLEELVSCCEKSGVHTKFIPDYTSLFPSNPYTEDLEGLPVINIRYVPLTDTGNRIVKRIIDIIGALVAIILFSPIMLFAVIGIKLTSKGPIIFKQERVGLGGKNFMMYKFRTMEVQTKKEEAKGWTTKNDPRVTKIGRFLRSHNIDETPQFFNVLFGSMSLVGPRPERPQFVEKFREEIPRYMVKHQVRPGITGWAQVNGYRGDTSIRKRIDYDIYYIENWSVGFDMKILFGTFFHGKKNAY from the coding sequence ATGATAAAGAACAATCAGAAGCAGCTAAACAGGATTCAGGTCCTTTTAGATGCAGTGACAGTTGCGCTTGCATATATACTGTCATACTATATCAGATTCTATTCCATATTTGTCGATAGCTATGAGCTCGAAGTAGCGCTTCCAAGAGAAGTGTATTTTAGTGTACTCTATATACTGATCCCGGCATATCTTGTTCTTTATAACATGACCAACCTCTATACACCGCGAAGAGCAGGCAAGGTTGGAAGTGAGATCCGTAATATCATTGAAGCCAATATTCTTGGCGCTCTTGGATTTGTAGCAGGTCTCTACATTATCCATCAGGAGCACTTCTCCAGAAAACTTATCGCAGTATTTTTTGTAGTTAATATAATCATAATGTCCCTTTCCAGAGTGTCTCTGCGTAAGATCCTCCGCTTCATGCGCAAAAAGGGATATAACTTAAAGCACGTTCTTCTCGTAGGATACTCAAGATCTGCAGAAGCCTACATTAGCAGAATAGAAGAAAATCCTCAGTGGGGATATGTGGTTAACGGCGTACTTGATAACAGGATCCCTGTAGGAACAGCCTATCATGGCGTTAAGGTCATAGGTGAGATTGACCAGCTAAGCGAACTTATAAGTGCAAATTCTTATGATGAGATTGCGATCACTCTTTCGCTGGATTATTATGACCTGCTTGAAGAACTTGTATCCTGCTGTGAAAAGTCAGGAGTACATACCAAGTTCATACCTGACTACACATCTCTTTTCCCAAGTAATCCATATACAGAGGACCTCGAGGGACTTCCTGTCATCAACATAAGATATGTTCCTCTTACAGATACAGGAAACAGAATTGTAAAAAGAATCATAGATATTATAGGAGCGCTGGTTGCAATAATACTATTTTCACCCATCATGCTGTTTGCAGTTATTGGAATCAAGCTCACATCAAAAGGACCTATCATCTTTAAACAGGAAAGAGTCGGTCTTGGCGGTAAGAACTTTATGATGTACAAATTCCGTACAATGGAAGTCCAGACCAAGAAGGAAGAGGCAAAAGGATGGACGACCAAAAACGATCCAAGAGTAACGAAGATAGGCAGATTTTTAAGAAGTCATAACATTGATGAAACACCACAGTTTTTCAACGTTCTCTTTGGCTCGATGTCACTTGTTGGACCAAGGCCTGAAAGACCTCAGTTTGTTGAGAAATTCAGAGAAGAAATCCCAAGGTATATGGTCAAACATCAGGTTCGTCCGGGAATCACAGGCTGGGCTCAGGTTAATGGCTACAGAGGAGATACATCGATACGTAAACGAATTGATTACGATATCTATTACATAGAAAACTGGTCAGTCGGCTTTGATATGAAAATTCTTTTTGGAACGTTTTTTCATGGCAAAAAGAACGCATATTGA
- a CDS encoding UDP-N-acetylglucosamine 1-carboxyvinyltransferase, translated as MERYVIKGGNPLAGEVEIGGAKNAALAILAAAIMTDETVYIDNMPDERDTNILLQAMESIGVIVDRVDRHSVKINAAHICNHTIENEFIKKMRASYYLIGALLGKYKHAQVALPGGCEIGLRPIDQHIKGFNALGATVNIEHAIINAEAEQLVGSHIYLDMVSVGATINIMLAASMANGQTIIENAAKEPHVVDVANFLNSMGANIKGAGTDVIRIKGVQKLHGSEYTIIPDQIEAGTFMVAAAATRGDVIIKNVIPKHLESISAKLIEMGCVIHESDDAVRVEARRRPLATHVKTLPYPGFPTDMQPQITVALGLASGVSIVTESIFENRFKYVDQLARMGANIKVEGTAAIVNGVERYSGADISAPDLRAGAALVIAALTADGFTTIDNIHFIERGYEDFDIKLRELGAQIEKVDTDEEVRKFELKMA; from the coding sequence ATGGAAAGATATGTCATTAAAGGCGGTAATCCGCTTGCAGGTGAAGTTGAGATAGGCGGTGCCAAGAATGCAGCACTTGCTATTCTGGCTGCTGCGATCATGACTGATGAAACAGTATATATAGATAATATGCCGGATGAAAGGGATACTAATATCCTTCTTCAGGCTATGGAAAGCATTGGCGTTATTGTTGACCGTGTAGACAGACACAGTGTAAAGATCAATGCTGCCCATATATGCAATCACACTATTGAGAACGAATTTATTAAGAAGATGAGAGCGTCTTATTATCTTATAGGAGCTCTTTTGGGTAAATATAAGCATGCACAGGTTGCACTTCCCGGTGGATGCGAGATAGGTCTTCGTCCTATCGATCAGCATATCAAAGGCTTTAATGCACTTGGTGCAACAGTTAATATAGAGCATGCTATTATCAATGCAGAAGCAGAGCAGCTTGTTGGCAGCCATATCTATCTTGATATGGTATCAGTCGGAGCTACCATCAATATCATGCTTGCTGCATCTATGGCTAATGGTCAGACTATCATTGAAAATGCAGCTAAAGAGCCGCATGTAGTTGACGTTGCTAACTTCCTTAACAGTATGGGTGCCAACATTAAGGGCGCCGGTACAGATGTTATCCGTATTAAGGGTGTTCAGAAGCTTCATGGTAGTGAATATACAATTATTCCTGACCAGATCGAAGCAGGAACATTTATGGTGGCAGCAGCTGCTACAAGAGGCGATGTGATCATAAAGAACGTTATTCCTAAGCACCTTGAATCTATTTCAGCTAAGCTTATAGAAATGGGATGCGTGATCCATGAATCTGATGACGCAGTAAGAGTAGAGGCAAGAAGACGTCCTTTGGCAACACATGTTAAGACTCTTCCATATCCGGGATTCCCTACAGATATGCAGCCACAGATAACAGTAGCGCTTGGCCTTGCCAGTGGCGTTAGTATCGTTACTGAAAGTATCTTTGAGAACCGTTTCAAGTATGTTGATCAGCTCGCAAGAATGGGAGCCAACATTAAGGTAGAAGGTACTGCAGCAATCGTAAACGGCGTTGAGAGATATTCAGGAGCAGATATATCAGCACCTGATCTTCGTGCAGGAGCAGCTCTTGTGATCGCAGCTCTTACAGCGGATGGCTTTACAACAATAGACAATATTCATTTCATTGAAAGAGGATATGAAGACTTTGATATCAAGTTAAGAGAACTTGGCGCTCAGATCGAGAAAGTCGATACTGATGAGGAAGTCAGAAAATTTGAACTTAAGATGGCGTGA